A genomic region of Polyangia bacterium contains the following coding sequences:
- a CDS encoding dipeptidase: MRGFPIEVSVEAAAAHADALVVDLHNDALTKLTHLPYDFGRAHGPATFYNPARMDLDIPRIRKGGIDALGCLMFSGFRVDPGRRRFWRQLDCARALASDHANDLVLARSAGDIRASHAAGKIALFLGVEGSYAIDDDVDAGVARLAEAGVRFLGPLWERDSGCGTSCRTAVERDHGLTDRGRALVRACNDASILMDVSHASKKTFWDMVEASRAPVFSSHSGAAGVHEHARNLDDDQIRTIAERGGIVGVIFVSPYLGGMFCTVERIADHIEHVARIGGEDCVALGSDFDGFMVLPRGLRDAADLPRLTEILWRRGWRQPQLGKLLGENALRYFAVVA, translated from the coding sequence GTGCGTGGTTTTCCCATCGAGGTCAGCGTCGAGGCGGCGGCAGCTCACGCCGATGCGCTGGTGGTCGATCTGCACAACGACGCGCTGACCAAGCTGACGCACCTGCCTTACGATTTTGGCCGCGCGCACGGGCCGGCCACGTTCTACAACCCGGCGCGCATGGATCTCGACATCCCGCGCATCCGCAAGGGCGGCATCGATGCGCTGGGCTGCTTGATGTTCTCTGGTTTCCGCGTCGACCCGGGGCGGCGGCGTTTCTGGCGCCAGCTTGATTGCGCGCGCGCCCTGGCCAGCGACCACGCCAACGATCTGGTGCTGGCGCGCAGCGCCGGCGACATCCGCGCCTCCCATGCCGCCGGTAAGATCGCCCTGTTTTTGGGCGTGGAAGGCAGCTACGCCATCGACGACGACGTCGACGCCGGGGTGGCCCGTCTGGCGGAGGCCGGCGTGCGGTTCTTGGGTCCGCTGTGGGAACGCGACAGCGGCTGCGGAACGTCGTGCCGTACCGCCGTCGAGCGCGATCATGGTTTGACCGATCGCGGGCGGGCCCTGGTGCGCGCGTGCAACGACGCCAGCATCTTGATGGACGTCTCGCACGCCAGTAAGAAAACCTTCTGGGACATGGTCGAGGCCTCGCGCGCGCCGGTGTTCTCGTCGCACTCGGGCGCGGCGGGGGTGCACGAACACGCGCGCAATCTGGACGACGATCAGATCCGCACCATCGCCGAAAGGGGCGGCATCGTCGGCGTCATCTTCGTCTCGCCGTATCTGGGCGGCATGTTCTGCACCGTCGAGCGCATCGCCGACCACATCGAGCATGTGGCCCGGATCGGCGGTGAGGACTGTGTGGCCCTGGGTTCGGACTTCGACGGCTTCATGGTCTTGCCGCGCGGGTTGCGCGACGCCGCCGATCTGCCGCGCCTGACCGAGATCTTGTGGCGCCGCGGCTGGCGCCAGCCGCAGCTCGGCAAGCTGCTGGGCGAAAATGCCCTCCGCTATTTCGCGGTCGTGGCGTAG
- a CDS encoding serine/threonine-protein kinase has product MPVGEPGPPDADPLVGRVLSDRYRIVRKVGEGGMGVVYQAEHAVIGKKVALKVLFPELTRRTDLVARFLQEARSASRIGHENVIDISDFGQSPDGLVYIAMEFLDGEDLGRLIKTSGPMPWERARVILMQIVKALRAAHDHGIIHRDMKPENIFMIQREGHPDFVKVLDFGIAKVVNLDEDGPRLTQTGMIFGTPEYMSPEQAQGQTPDHRVDIYAVGCIMYHLLTGQVPFVADTFMGILTKHMLEPVIPLRQRRPDLDIPEEVEAIAMRALEKDRDKRWQDMNAFYRALGSVGGDGFEPSGPYPPRASLKYPELAAANPAARASRTAVLGGAPGPAADSQTEFDERPGRMAEPGGARGKLIAGVVVALALAAAVAVAAVVSSRGSHPTVAAPEPTTTPAATAATRSPPAPPPPAVAAPTPAPPAPAHAAEAAAGAEAAANAGASKPAGGRPHHRSSADAVKALGGLVDDGKADGKADGKPGRARSSTPPELKDPFSNP; this is encoded by the coding sequence ATGCCCGTTGGAGAACCCGGTCCCCCTGACGCCGATCCCTTGGTGGGGCGCGTCCTTTCCGATCGCTATCGGATCGTTCGCAAAGTGGGCGAGGGCGGCATGGGCGTCGTCTACCAGGCCGAGCACGCGGTCATCGGTAAGAAGGTCGCGCTGAAGGTTCTGTTCCCCGAGCTTACCCGGCGTACCGATCTGGTGGCGCGGTTCCTACAAGAGGCGCGCAGCGCTTCGCGCATCGGCCACGAGAACGTCATCGACATCTCCGACTTCGGCCAATCGCCGGACGGGTTGGTCTACATCGCGATGGAGTTTCTCGACGGCGAAGATCTGGGCCGGCTGATCAAGACCAGCGGTCCGATGCCGTGGGAACGGGCGCGGGTCATCCTCATGCAGATCGTCAAGGCGCTGCGCGCCGCGCACGACCACGGCATCATCCACCGCGACATGAAGCCGGAGAACATCTTCATGATCCAGCGCGAGGGCCACCCGGACTTCGTGAAGGTGCTGGACTTCGGCATCGCCAAGGTCGTCAACCTGGACGAGGACGGACCGCGCCTGACCCAGACCGGGATGATCTTCGGAACGCCCGAGTACATGTCCCCCGAACAGGCCCAGGGACAGACGCCCGATCACCGCGTCGACATCTACGCCGTCGGCTGCATCATGTATCACCTGCTGACCGGGCAAGTGCCGTTCGTGGCCGACACGTTCATGGGCATCCTGACCAAGCACATGCTGGAGCCGGTGATTCCGCTGCGCCAGCGACGGCCCGACCTGGACATTCCTGAAGAGGTCGAGGCCATCGCCATGCGCGCGCTGGAAAAAGATCGCGACAAGCGCTGGCAGGACATGAACGCGTTTTATCGCGCCCTGGGCTCGGTGGGCGGCGACGGGTTCGAACCGTCGGGGCCGTACCCGCCGCGCGCCAGCCTGAAATATCCCGAGCTGGCAGCGGCGAACCCGGCCGCGCGGGCGTCGCGCACGGCGGTTCTGGGCGGCGCGCCGGGGCCGGCCGCGGATAGCCAGACCGAGTTCGACGAGCGTCCGGGGCGAATGGCCGAGCCGGGCGGCGCGCGCGGCAAGTTGATCGCCGGCGTGGTGGTGGCGCTGGCTCTGGCGGCGGCCGTGGCGGTGGCCGCCGTGGTGTCGTCGCGCGGCTCGCACCCGACGGTGGCCGCGCCGGAGCCGACGACCACGCCCGCCGCGACGGCCGCGACGCGGTCGCCGCCGGCTCCTCCTCCGCCCGCTGTCGCCGCGCCGACACCCGCCCCGCCGGCGCCGGCTCACGCCGCCGAAGCGGCGGCCGGCGCCGAGGCCGCCGCGAATGCGGGCGCCAGCAAGCCGGCCGGCGGCCGCCCGCACCATCGCAGCAGCGCCGACGCCGTGAAGGCATTGGGCGGCCTGGTCGACGACGGAAAAGCCGATGGAAAAGCTGACGGCAAACCCGGCCGCGCCCGCTCAAGCACGCCGCCCGAATTGAAAGATCCGTTCTCGAACCCCTAG